The proteins below come from a single Mycolicibacterium sp. TY81 genomic window:
- a CDS encoding YbhB/YbcL family Raf kinase inhibitor-like protein has protein sequence MTASPYDNLPQLPTFTLTSTSLIDGGPLANAQVSGIFGAGGQDVSPQLSWSGFPAETRSFAVTVYDPDAPTASGFWHWAVANLPADVTELAEDAGNGDALPGGAITLTNDASLKRFLGAAPPAGHGPHRYYIAVHALPVEKLDIPEDATPAFLGFNLFMQAIARAVIHGTYEQK, from the coding sequence ATGACCGCTTCGCCGTATGACAACCTGCCGCAGCTGCCGACCTTCACCCTGACCTCGACGTCGCTGATCGACGGCGGTCCGCTGGCCAACGCACAGGTCAGTGGCATCTTCGGCGCCGGGGGACAGGACGTCTCGCCGCAGCTGAGCTGGTCGGGCTTCCCGGCCGAGACCCGCAGCTTCGCCGTCACCGTGTACGACCCCGACGCCCCGACCGCATCGGGCTTCTGGCACTGGGCCGTCGCCAACCTGCCTGCCGACGTCACCGAGCTGGCCGAGGATGCGGGCAACGGCGACGCGCTGCCCGGCGGCGCCATCACCCTGACCAACGACGCGAGCCTCAAGCGCTTCCTCGGCGCCGCCCCGCCGGCCGGCCACGGCCCGCACCGGTACTACATCGCCGTGCACGCCCTGCCGGTCGAGAAGCTCGACATCCCCGAGGACGCCACCCCGGCGTTCCTGGGCTTCAACCTGTTCATGCAGGCCATCGCGCGGGCCGTCATCCACGGAACGTACGAGCAGAAGTAG
- a CDS encoding type IV toxin-antitoxin system AbiEi family antitoxin domain-containing protein: MRLEVSPAMEALTPRTAQKVGLSRGAFYRDAREGRLDRIARGIYLPAEAPAMDWDLIEASTRRPDATICLTSALAHYDLTDEIPATVDVAIPRGSRTPAGRAAITWHHFDAATFDIGRDQMTIPGSNQTIGIYSPERCIADAFRLRGSVGYELARDALRQWLRAGGKPALLMDIAARLPRAKTPVLQALEMLT; the protein is encoded by the coding sequence ATGCGATTGGAGGTGTCGCCGGCCATGGAAGCACTAACCCCACGCACCGCACAGAAGGTCGGATTGTCGCGCGGCGCCTTCTACCGGGACGCACGCGAAGGCCGCCTCGACCGCATCGCACGAGGCATATATCTTCCCGCCGAGGCCCCAGCGATGGACTGGGATCTGATCGAAGCCTCAACGCGCCGACCTGACGCGACCATCTGCTTGACCTCCGCGCTGGCCCACTACGACCTCACCGACGAGATACCCGCCACCGTGGACGTCGCGATCCCGCGCGGCTCCCGCACACCGGCTGGCCGCGCTGCCATCACCTGGCATCACTTCGATGCGGCCACATTCGACATCGGACGCGACCAGATGACGATCCCCGGCTCGAATCAAACGATCGGGATCTACTCCCCCGAACGTTGCATCGCCGATGCCTTCCGCCTGCGTGGCTCGGTCGGCTACGAGCTCGCTCGTGATGCGCTGCGGCAGTGGCTGCGCGCAGGCGGCAAACCGGCACTACTCATGGACATCGCCGCGCGCCTGCCGCGCGCGAAAACCCCGGTCCTGCAAGCACTAGAGATGTTGACGTGA
- a CDS encoding M20/M25/M40 family metallo-hydrolase, translating to MTVTAPEDEVVELVSSLIRFDTSNTGEPETTKGEAECARWVAAQLEEVGYETEYVETAPGRGNVFTRLPGADPNRGALLIHGHLDVVPAEPADWSVHPFSGAVKDGYVWGRGAVDMKDMCGMMIAVARHLKRNNIVPPRELVFAFVSDEEHGGTYGCQWLVDHRPDLFDGITEAIGEVGGFSLTVPTKEGGERRLYLIETAEKGLSWMRLTARGRAGHGSMVHDDNAVTEIAEAVAKLGRHQFPLVLSESVEQFLTAVSEETGYDLDPTSPDLEGSIAKLGGIARIVGATLRDTANPTMLKAGYKANVIPATAEAMVDCRVLPGRKEAFERELDALLGPNITRTWERDLPSVETTFDGDLVDAMNAAILAVDPDARTVPYMMSGGTDAKAFVRLGIRCFGFAPLRLPPELDFAALFHGVDERVPVDALQFGAKVLEHFLTHC from the coding sequence GTGACTGTGACCGCGCCCGAAGACGAAGTCGTTGAGCTCGTCAGCTCGCTCATCCGGTTCGATACGTCCAACACCGGCGAGCCGGAGACCACAAAAGGCGAGGCCGAATGTGCCCGCTGGGTGGCCGCCCAGCTCGAAGAGGTGGGGTACGAAACCGAGTATGTCGAGACGGCGCCCGGTCGCGGCAACGTCTTCACACGGCTGCCCGGCGCCGACCCCAACCGCGGCGCCCTGCTGATCCACGGCCACCTCGACGTCGTCCCCGCCGAGCCCGCCGACTGGAGCGTGCACCCGTTCTCCGGTGCGGTGAAGGACGGCTACGTGTGGGGCCGCGGCGCGGTCGACATGAAGGACATGTGCGGCATGATGATCGCCGTCGCGCGGCATCTGAAACGCAACAACATCGTGCCGCCGAGAGAGCTGGTCTTCGCCTTCGTCTCCGACGAGGAGCACGGCGGCACCTATGGCTGCCAGTGGCTCGTCGACCACCGGCCCGACCTGTTCGACGGCATCACCGAGGCCATCGGCGAGGTCGGCGGCTTCTCGCTGACGGTCCCGACCAAGGAGGGCGGCGAACGCCGCCTGTACCTCATCGAGACGGCCGAGAAGGGCCTGTCCTGGATGCGCCTGACGGCCCGCGGCCGGGCCGGGCACGGCTCGATGGTGCACGACGACAACGCCGTCACCGAGATCGCCGAAGCCGTCGCCAAACTGGGCCGGCACCAGTTCCCGTTGGTACTCAGTGAATCGGTCGAGCAGTTCCTGACCGCGGTCTCGGAAGAGACCGGCTACGACCTCGACCCGACCTCGCCCGATCTGGAGGGCAGCATCGCCAAGCTGGGTGGCATCGCGCGGATCGTCGGCGCCACGCTGCGCGACACCGCGAACCCCACCATGCTCAAGGCCGGCTACAAGGCCAACGTCATCCCGGCCACCGCCGAGGCCATGGTCGACTGCCGCGTCCTGCCCGGCCGCAAGGAGGCCTTCGAGCGTGAACTCGACGCGCTGCTCGGCCCCAACATCACCCGCACCTGGGAGCGGGACCTGCCGAGCGTGGAGACCACCTTCGACGGCGACCTGGTCGACGCGATGAACGCCGCGATCCTGGCCGTCGACCCCGACGCCCGCACGGTGCCCTACATGATGTCGGGCGGTACCGACGCGAAAGCGTTTGTCCGCCTGGGCATCCGGTGCTTCGGCTTCGCGCCGCTGCGGCTGCCGCCCGAACTGGATTTCGCCGCGCTGTTCCACGGGGTCGACGAACGGGTACCCGTGGACGCACTACAGTTCGGCGCCAAGGTCCTCGAACACTTCTTGACGCACTGCTGA